A genomic stretch from Echeneis naucrates chromosome 6, fEcheNa1.1, whole genome shotgun sequence includes:
- the LOC115045455 gene encoding galanin receptor type 1 produces the protein MDFSDSGWLLQEPWNLSRAGEEEEKLLFGIGTDNFITLLIFGLIFALGVLGNSMVITVLARSKPGKPRSTTNIFILNLSIADLSYLLFCIPFQSTIYMMPTWVLGAFICKFIHYFFTVSMLVSIFTLSAMSVDRYIAIVHSRKSSSIRVARHALIGVVVIWILSLAMAAPVMYYQNIFNGVENDTFCWEVWPDQNQKKVYVVCTFVFGYVLPLLLISFCYAKVLNHLHKKLRNMSKKSEASKKKTAQTVLVVVVVFCFSWLPHHVVHLWVEFGNFPLNQASFVLRVAAHCLAYSNSSVNPVIYAFLSENFRKAYKQVFKCQIGSSDSPLNTVKEIRSKADTPPSTNCTNV, from the exons ATGGACTTCTCCGACTCGGGTTGGCTTTTGCAAGAGCCGTGGAACCTCAGCAGAgcgggagaagaggaggagaaacttTTATTCGGGATCGGGACGGATAATTTCATCACGCTGCTGATCTTCGGGCTCATCTTCGCGCTCGGCGTGCTGGGGAACTCCATGGTGATCACCGTGCTGGCGCGCAGCAAACCGGGGAAACCGCGCAGCACCACCAACATATTCATCCTCAACCTGAGCATAGCGGACCTCTCATACCTGCTCTTCTGCATCCCCTTCCAGTCCACCATCTACATGATGCCCACCTGGGTCCTGGGCGCATTCATCTGCAAGTTCATCCACTATTTCTTCACCGTGTCCATGCTGGTGAGCATCTTCACTCTGTCTGCCATGTCCGTGGACCGATACATCGCCATCGTGCACTCGAGAAAGTCCTCCTCTATCCGAGTGGCCAGGCACGCTCTGATCGGAGTGGTGGTCATTTGGATACTGTCCCTGGCCATGGCAGCGCCTGTCATGTATTACCAGAACATCTTCAACGGAGTGGAGAATGACACCTTTTGCTGGGAAGTGTGGCCGGATCAAAACCAGAAGAAAGTCTATGTCGTGTGCACGTTTGTGTTTGGTTATGTGTTGCCTCTTCTGCTGATTTCCTTCTGTTATGCAAAG GTTTTGAATCACTTGCACAAAAAACTAAGAAATATGTCCAAAAAGTCCGAGGCATCAAAGAAAAAG ACGGCTCAGAcggtgctggtggtggtggtggtgttctGTTTCTCTTGGCTCCCTCATCATGTTGTTCACCTTTGGGTGGAGTTTGGGAACTTCCCACTGAACCAGGCCTCCTTTGTGTTACGCGTGGCTGCCCACTGCCTGGCGTACAGCAACTCGTCGGTCAACCCGGTCATCTACGCCTTCCTGTCGGAGAACTTCAGGAAGGCTTATAAGCAGGTGTTCAAGTGCCAGATCGGTAGCAGTGACTCCCCGCTCAACACCGTCAAGGAGATCCGCAGCAAAGCGGACACTCCGCCATCGACTAACTGCACCAATGTGTGA